In a single window of the Jaculus jaculus isolate mJacJac1 chromosome 9, mJacJac1.mat.Y.cur, whole genome shotgun sequence genome:
- the Lgals9 gene encoding galectin-9 isoform X2 — MAFYSYQAPYLSPIVPFSGVIQGGLKEGLQITVQGTLLNSSENRFVVNLQTGISENDIPFHFNPRFENGGYVVCNTKQKGCWGPEERKMQMPFQKGMPFEICFLVQRSDFKVTVNKSLFVQYSHRVPYHLVDTISVTGPLYLSYINFQNSYAAPVHPSFSMAQFSQPVRFPRTPRGRKPKNPGILPMMYLNPVYPVPFFTTIPGGLYPSKSITVSGTVLPSAKSFHINLRSGSDIAFHLNPRFDENTVVRNTQIGSSWGLEERSLPCKMPFNKGQSFLVWITCEGSCLKVLVNGEHLCEYAHRLRNLQDINGLEVAGDIQLSHVQT, encoded by the exons ATGGCTTTCTACAGCTACCAAGCTCCTTATCTGAGCCCG ATTGTACCCTTTTCCGGGGTAATCCAAGGAGGACTGAAAGAGGGACTTCAAATCACTGTCCAGGGGACTCTCCTTAACTCCTCTGAAAACAG GTTTGTCGTGAACCTGCAGACGGGCATCAGTGAGAATGACATTCCCTTCCACTTCAACCCTCGGTTTGAAAATGGAGGGTACGTGGTTTGCAACACGAAGCAGAAAGGATGCTGGGGACCCGAGGAGAGGAAGATGCAAATGCCCTTCCAGAAGGGGATGCCTTTTGAGATCTGCTTCCTGGTGCAAAGGTCAGATTTCAAG GTGACAGTGAACAAGAGCCTCTTTGTGCAGTACTCACACCGTGTGCCCTACCACCTGGTGGACACCATCTCGGTCACTGGACCCTTGTACCTGTCCTACATCAACTTCCAG AACTCTTATGCCGCCCCTGTCCACCCCAGCTTCTCCATGGCGCAGTTCTCCCAGCCTGTCCGGTTCCCACGGACCCCCAGGGGGCGCAAACCCAAA AACCCTGGTATCCTACCCATGATGTACCTCAATCCAGTCTAT CCAGTGCCTTTCTTCACCACTATCCCCGGTGGGCTGTACCCGTCCAAGTCCATCACCGTGTCAGGTACTGTCCTGCCCAGTGCTAAGAG CTTCCACATCAACCTACGCTCTGGGAGTGACATTGCTTTCCACCTGAACCCCCGTTTTGATGAGAACACCGTGGTTCGCAACACCCAGATCGGGAGCTCCTGGGGTCTTGAGGAGCGAAGCCTGCCGTGCAAAATGCCCTTCAACAAGGGCCAGAGCTTCTTG GTGTGGATCACGTGCGAAGGCAGCTGCCTCAAGGTGCTGGTGAACGGCGAGCATCTGTGTGAGTACGCGCACCGCCTGAGGAACCTGCAGGACATCAACGGCCTGGAGGTGGCAGGAGACATCCAGCTGAGCCACGTGCAGACATGA
- the Lgals9 gene encoding galectin-9 isoform X1: MAFYSYQAPYLSPIVPFSGVIQGGLKEGLQITVQGTLLNSSENRFVVNLQTGISENDIPFHFNPRFENGGYVVCNTKQKGCWGPEERKMQMPFQKGMPFEICFLVQRSDFKVTVNKSLFVQYSHRVPYHLVDTISVTGPLYLSYINFQNPGILPMMYLNPVYPVPFFTTIPGGLYPSKSITVSGTVLPSAKSFHINLRSGSDIAFHLNPRFDENTVVRNTQIGSSWGLEERSLPCKMPFNKGQSFLVWITCEGSCLKVLVNGEHLCEYAHRLRNLQDINGLEVAGDIQLSHVQT, translated from the exons ATGGCTTTCTACAGCTACCAAGCTCCTTATCTGAGCCCG ATTGTACCCTTTTCCGGGGTAATCCAAGGAGGACTGAAAGAGGGACTTCAAATCACTGTCCAGGGGACTCTCCTTAACTCCTCTGAAAACAG GTTTGTCGTGAACCTGCAGACGGGCATCAGTGAGAATGACATTCCCTTCCACTTCAACCCTCGGTTTGAAAATGGAGGGTACGTGGTTTGCAACACGAAGCAGAAAGGATGCTGGGGACCCGAGGAGAGGAAGATGCAAATGCCCTTCCAGAAGGGGATGCCTTTTGAGATCTGCTTCCTGGTGCAAAGGTCAGATTTCAAG GTGACAGTGAACAAGAGCCTCTTTGTGCAGTACTCACACCGTGTGCCCTACCACCTGGTGGACACCATCTCGGTCACTGGACCCTTGTACCTGTCCTACATCAACTTCCAG AACCCTGGTATCCTACCCATGATGTACCTCAATCCAGTCTAT CCAGTGCCTTTCTTCACCACTATCCCCGGTGGGCTGTACCCGTCCAAGTCCATCACCGTGTCAGGTACTGTCCTGCCCAGTGCTAAGAG CTTCCACATCAACCTACGCTCTGGGAGTGACATTGCTTTCCACCTGAACCCCCGTTTTGATGAGAACACCGTGGTTCGCAACACCCAGATCGGGAGCTCCTGGGGTCTTGAGGAGCGAAGCCTGCCGTGCAAAATGCCCTTCAACAAGGGCCAGAGCTTCTTG GTGTGGATCACGTGCGAAGGCAGCTGCCTCAAGGTGCTGGTGAACGGCGAGCATCTGTGTGAGTACGCGCACCGCCTGAGGAACCTGCAGGACATCAACGGCCTGGAGGTGGCAGGAGACATCCAGCTGAGCCACGTGCAGACATGA